Part of the Salmo trutta chromosome 2, fSalTru1.1, whole genome shotgun sequence genome, tatcagcttttatttatttcatcacattaccagtgggtcagaagtttacatacactcaattagtatttggtagcattgcatttaaattgtttaacttgggtcaaacgttttgggtagccttccacaagcttcccacaataagttgggtgaattttggcccattccttctgacagagctggtgtaactgagtcaggtttgtaggcctccttgcttgcgcacactttttcagttctgcccacaaattttcaatgggattgaggtcagggctttgtgatggccactccaatacattgactttgttgtccttaagccattttgactcaacattggaagtatgcttggtgtcattgtccatttggaagacccatttgtggccaagctttaacttcctgactgatgtcttgatgttgcttcaatatatccacatcattttcctacctcatgatgccatctattttgtgaagtgcaccagtccctcctgcagtaaagcatccccacaacatgatgctgccacccacgtgcttcacggttgggatggggttcttcggcttgcaagcctcccccttttttctccaaacataccgatggtcattatggccaaacagttctatttttgtttcatcagacatttctccaaaaagtacgatctttgtccccatgtgcagtggcggttttggagcagtggcttcttcgttgctgagtggcctttcaggttctgtcgatataggactcgttttactgtggatatagatacttttgtacccgtttcctccagcatcttcacaaggtcctttgctgttgttctgggattgatttgcacttttcacaccaaagtacgtttatctctaggagacagaacgcgtctccttcctgagcggtatgacggctgcgtggtcccatggtgtttatacttgcgtactattgttggaaattgctcccaaggatgaaccagacttgtggaggtctgcaatttttttctgaggttttggctgatttcttttgattttcccatgatgtcaagcaaagaggcactgagtttgaaggtaggccttgaaatacatccacaggtacacctccaattgactcaaatgatgtcaaatagaagcttctgataggctaaagccatggcatcattttctggaattttccaagctgtttaatggcacagtcaacttagtatatgtaaacttctgacccactggaattgtgatacagtgaattataagtgaaataatttgtctgtaaacaattgttggaaaaatgacttgtgtcattcacaaagtagatgtcctaaccgacttgccaaaactatagtttgtcaaaaaagaatgtgtggagtggttgaaaaacaagttttaatgactccaacttaagtgtacgtaaacttccgacttcaactgtaaatacaaGGCTGCTGGGTCATTCAATCATGCACCTCATAGGATTTCATTTTATGaaagtgtttttaaaaaaataaatagagtTTGATGTAAAGCGGAATACTGCTACCGGATTGGTTGTACGTCTCAGACGTATCATGGCCATTGCTAAATAATTCCCTCATAAGCATTTGGTGTTTTCACAACACTTTTGGGCTAACCATCTATTTGTAGTTAACTTCAAATGAATATATTCCCTGATATATCCACTCTCTGCTTGTTGATCTGCCTATATAATGTGTCCACATCATTCACTGTCTGATTATCATAGCATTTCAACATCAGGGCATACACTAACCGCTGTGCTTCACCTTGTTACTTAGCAACAGGACATCCCATCAGTATGTAGGCCTAAAGTGAGGATCATCATCACATTGTATAGAAATCTTTAGTTACTGGTAGTCATATAGTGTAGTCTACATATAGACTACACTGCAAGGCAGGATacgctgtctatctgtctctgttcttaGAACTGATCAAGAAGAACCCTGAAATGATGCAATAAAAAAGTTGACTGTAGAGTCGGCCATATAGGGTGCGATGTCTCCACATAATGCATGGGTCAAAACATCTAGTGGAATAGACTTAGGTTGAATAATCAAACCAGAGCATAGAGACATATGGCTGTAAGATTAGACTAAAACCATACAATCCATCTTTATTTCAacattcagtacagtacagtaacaaaAATTGTTACACCAAATAGGTACAATGAACTGTGTAAATTAGGGCCTTGTTCAAAGGCCCATCAACaggtttttcaccttgtcagcccTGGTATTTGAATCAGTAACCTTTGatttactggcccaacgatctaaccgctaggctacctgccgccctatacGATCAGgacacaacccactgggcacagatgtcaattcaacgtctattccacgtggttgaatgtcatttcattgaaatgacgtgggaaAAAACCTTGGTTCTACCAGTGTGCGCCCGGTGGGAATGTGCTGATGATACTCATCACTTTCCACCTTTTCTCTCTACAGCTAACCAATCAGCAAAATTTACCTCAAGTAAATGTCTACATAATAGCTGTACAGTACAATCCAACTGTACTATACAACCGTGACTACTGTATATTCAACTTCATGCTTATTACCTAGCTACAACATCTATCTGCTTTGGGTCGATTCAACCCAGTCAgtgctgggtcatgttcattagggcacaccgtagtAACATGAAAataagtgtttcttattggacaagatcAGATTCTGTAGTACCTCCCTGTTTCACTCTGTTTTGTTCCGTTTCatgcctactgaacacaaccctggtcaGGCCTACCTGCAGGCCTTCGATGGCCTGTTTGAGGATGTTGGGCGTGAGCTTGGAAGCCTGCTTGAAGGAGAAGTTACTCCAGTCGATAATCAAGATGAAGCCGTTGATCTGGAGTTCTGGGTTCTCTATGAGAACctccagggagaggaggatggctcGGAGGATGTCTGTGAAAGAGTTccttcacagagagagaaagaaacgtCTGATTGGGATAAAATCCAGAACAATGCAGCTCTGTGCTGTATCCAGACTAGTACCATAATTCAATGATGTTTGTTCTGGGTCTGTTCTAATGTGTCTGATTATTGACATTGTCCAGACAAGGGCTGGAGTAAAGTTTCTGGGCAAGTGAGTTTTGCTATTTTGTTCCAAATTAAATGTTCCAAAGTATTCTATCAAATCAGTATCAATCAGTAGCTAGAGCACAATTGCTTATTTGATTAATGAAACAATTAGATCATAGAAGCCATTTCAGTGAGACATCACTGAAGCCATTTCAGTGAGACATCACTGAAGCCATTTTATTGAGACAAATGTGCTTACTAAAATATCTGTACACTCACCTGCCTTGATCCCAGTTGGAGGCGAACAGGATGAGTATCTTCCGGCCGTGCTGATCCGGTGTTTCTAAGACTCCTGGGAAGCCATCCATCAGCGCCCGCTTGATTCCCGGGTCGTCCACCTTGAAGCTCTGGAACATGTCCAGGTTCTGCTGGCGGAATTGAAAGTACTGGGCAAGGAGCCGGAAGGTCTCTGCCTGGTTGAACTTGCGCGCCCGCAGAAACCTCAGGATGAAGTCGTCGTCCGTGCGCAAGAAGCCGATGTCGGGCCGCGTCACGATCATGTCGCGCACCTGCTGGATGTCTGCGTGGAGGCTGTCGGGGTTCTCGTTGAGCTCCAGCCGAGCTTTCTCCGTGGTCTCGGAGCTCAGGCCGGCTTGCAAGTGagtcattttttttgtcaagttcaCACTCTCTATATATGTGTTTTTGATAACTACTATTGTTTACACCTGCTTAGGAAACAGTCTTGATTGCTGTACAGCACATTGCTGTTAGTGGCGTCTAGCCGGCACACGTGTCTCTCCAGTACAACACCTGATCTGTGTCTCCTGTAGTGTCTAGCCTAGAAAGACAGAGGTTTAACATAACACAAATGCACAAATCCCAGGGTTCCGTTTGAAAATTAATCGCATGcatcctttctcctctcttccttaGAGTAGGCCTATAGGCTCAGCACGGATACTAACCAAAAAACTATCATTTCaaccattttactgagttacagttcatataaagaaatcagtcatttgaaataaattaattaggccctaatctatggatttcatatgactgggcaggggcgcagccatggttAGGCCTGCCCACCCACTGgcgagccaggcccagccaatcagaattagtttttccccacaaaagggctttattacagacagaaatactcctcggtTTCATCAGCCTgttgtggaggtcctgggatggCGTGCTTACACGTtctctgtggttgtgaggctggttggacacactgccaaattctctaaaacaacgttggaggcttatggtagagaaactaacattacaattatctggcaacagctctgttgagcagtcatgcagtcagcatgccaattctaTGCTCCCTCAaggcttgagacatctgtggcattgtgttgtgtgacaaaactgcacattttagagtcgcattacacaggtgcaccccagcacaaggtgcacctgtgtaattataatgctgtttaatctgcttcttgaaatgccacacctgtcaggtggatggattatcttggcaaatgagaaatgctcactaacagggatgtaaacaaatttgtgcataacatttgagagaaataagcgttttgtgcatatggaacatttctgggatattttatttcagctcattaagcatgggaccaacactttacatgttgagtttatatttttgttcagtatagataggaGAATGTAGTGTTTCCACCTCATATCtattcagtgcttgacttggactgaagtAGGTtctggtactcattttgggtgcctgCACTGGTTATATTAAGGTGCAGGCGCTCCACAagacttttgagctaatattctataatgCAGGAGCTCAAGTAGTAGAAATGTTGAGGTGTGGGTACTCAGCTCCGTTGAGCTCCTGCCCAAACCAAGCACGGTATCTATTACAGATCAAATCATGTCAGATCAGATCAGTAGATATTCCAATGAAAGGGAGGAAGGAAAAAAATCCCTTTTTTAATATTCCAACAGTGCCCGGTTTTGGGACATGCATAAGGGCTGACCATTTCAATGACATACACAGACACTGGCGGGTATTGCTGACTTCATGGAGAAACCCATGAGCTATATTTTGTTGTGCATGGTCATCAGATCAGAGTTCAATTATAACAGGCACGCATTTGCATTCATTAAAATGAAGCGTGCCAAAATGTAGGCAAATCATATATGCATTTTATATGATAAACTCAAATATGATTAACAAAAGAGTTTGAATGTTATGTAATAACActaataataatgtattattaGGCTATTATCATAAACCGTATTGTATTATTTTTGTACATGTTACTAATAAGGATCACTAGCAAGACTGACGTATAGCTAGCTGGTACACAAGCAGGTTATCGATGACTGATGCTCACCAATTAATGGGGCAAAACGCTGCGACAAATATTATGCCAGTGCTCAATAATACAatacctatccatccatccatctgccGTTCAGGGATTAATTGCATCACATGACGTTCTGCACCCACCACAATGTGAATCGGGACGACCTGCCATGTACCCGTAAAAACATGCCACATATTGATAACTCATTTTTTCTATACACATTTTATAAATCCACATTAAGATAAATGAAATACTTACATGAACACCACGCCCTGTAAAACCAGCAAGGTGTCCGATGACGCGCAGGACCGCACAGCAGACGTATCATTTCATTGATTTAAAGACTGTCCGTAGGGGTTTCAAGAAAGACAAAATATCCAGTTGGTAAGGAAACGTTGGCCtaaataatgaaaaaaataattattatttttgaaaGAATATCCGGTCAAATGTTCTTTGAAATCCTATAAGGGACTGCTTTGTCCAAATGTTGGCTATCCTCCGGTGAAGGCTGCCTAAAATGATGCTGTGACCCATAAACGAGACAGATTGGCGACCATGCGCGGCTGTAGCTGCTTCGATGAGGGTTGTACGCGCTCTGCCTGGAGGCGGACCAAGAGGACGCAAACTGAGAACATATTGATAGAGACCCACAGAGGAGGCGAATCACCCCGCGGTGCTCAATGCCGTGTGCTGCAAAGTATCACACCATTCTCACGACATAAACCATAGGCTATTCTCATCCCAATGGTATTTTCAAACctccaataaaaaaaatgtacgcAGTCTCCATCAATTCCGTTTGCCGCAACTGTGCCTAGTTGGTTAGAATATGGGTTCTGAAGGACGCACGCGTCGCATCCTTGTCCTGTTCATGCACAGttaatcattttttcccccatttgACAAGTAAGCCTAGTTTTGCCTTTTCACTAGGCCTAATGTAATTTTTTATAGCCTATTGCACAATGCCAGAATAAGCATAATATATAATTTATTAAAGTACTGTATATAGGATGGGTTAGGCTACACacggggtcaattccatttcaattcagtcaattccaACTAGACTACaagtgacatttttcaaaaatgaCTTTCTTGAATTGGATTTGAGAGAAACAGAATAAACCCGCACTGTAAAAAATATTGTGCCCCTTTTACTTAAAAAATTGCAGGTAACTATTTGCATCAGCTTTTTAAGTAAATCCAACAAGGAGGATCGTTTGTATAATATACTTTGCTTTTAGTGTATTACAAATTCAAATATATGAAGCGCAAACAACTGGATCTCAAAAATTCCTTTCATTCAACTTAATTTTATCAGGTTCAgaacagttttttgttgttgttgacctgCTTAAATCCTTCAAGTCCCAGAACTAATGTTATGAGTTTGATATACTTCATGTAATCAGTTACAGAACTAATATTGTATGTTTAAATTGCTGAATTTACTCAGTATCATAATTGATATTCTGTTTTATCTACAAATGTTTTTTGCTCAGTTACTTAGGTTAGTAGGttagtaaaatgtatttaaattgggTTCCTACTACTCAAATATATACTCAAAAAGCTGATGCAAATAGTTACCTCAATATACCTGGgataatttacaaaaaaatataatttctaTACAAGGGAATATGCAAAAAGAAACAATGTTCAACTTCAAACTTCCACACCTTTATTTtgaattaaaataaatgttataattTCTTCAATCTTTAATCTCAAATTGCCGCTTAAACCCTACTTCTTAGGCAATCGTATTTTATAATCTGTAATCATTCTGGGTATAACTCCACCTTGCCTCCGTAGTTACATCCAGAAAGCTTGCACCTGACTACAAATCATTTTAGATCTTCACAACTGCATAAAGTTTAGGTGATAGTTTGTGATTAGCACTTTGACCTCACATCGTGTACATTTTGGCAAGAAATTTCTGGTGGTCTGTGTGCCCCTTAACAACAAAGCAATATTTTAACAGAAATGTAAATTAACGATTTGTCTTAATAGACTTTACACAAAGCACAATATGAACTTTAGCTCAAATACAAcctcattcaaactgttttagatgAATGAAAACATGGGTTTTCAAAACATACATTGCACATATTGTTACACAATATATGCCAAATTGTCCCTTAAACCTGACTCCATATGCACTAGTGAAGCCCGTATGGACATATTATTTTGACAGGTATAAGCATTCTGGGTATAACTCCACCTTGCCTCCttagacatttacattacatttaagtcatttagcagacgctcttatccagagcgacttacaaattggtgattactttatcctatcctaggtattccttaaagaggtggggtttcaggtgtctccggaaggtggtgattgactccgctgtcctggcgtcgtgagggagcttgttccaccattggggtgccagagcagcgaacagttttgactgggctgagcgggaactgtgcttcctcagaggtagggaggcgagcaggccagaggtggatgaacgcagtggccttgtttgggtgtatggcctgatcagagcctgaaggtacagaggtgccgttcccctcacagctccgtaggcaagcaccatggtcttgtagcggatgcgagcttcatcCAGACAGCTTGCACCTGACAAATAATCTCAGATATCCACTAGTGCATGTGGAGTAAGTTTTAAAACAAAACTTTAAAAAAACAGGAATTGACAATGTCTCTTATGACTTCACCTGACAAAGAGCATCATATAAACTGTAGCACCTATACCACCTAGCAACTAGCTTTTCAGCTTACTGAGTAGGGTTTAGACCACAGTTTGTGAGTGGCCCTTTAAGAGTTCTCATAGATATATTTAGATATCTCTGAAAACAAGAAACTTCATCTTTAGAGCTTGGACCCGTGGGGAGGTCCTGAGATCATCAAGTTCCAAGAATACTTTTTGGAACACCTCAATGGTATATTTCAGTTCTTTGGGGTACCTTAGATTTAAGCCATAGATGAGGCCCATAAGCAACGTACATGACTGTGTAACTGTAAcggctctcgttggtggtagaagtggaccaaggcgcatcgtggtaagtgttcatgatactttatttcacaaaaacacttcaacaaaatacCAAAGTaacaaaacgaaagcgcacagttctgtcaggctcagatgctaaacagaaaacaacctcccacaaactcaggtggaaaacaggctgcctaagtatgattcccaatcagagacaacgatagacagctgcctctaattgggaaccacactcgctcaaaaacaaagaaacagaaaacatagaattTCCCAcccgtgtcacaccctgatctaaccaaacatagagaataacaaggatctctaaggtcagggcgtgacagtaacacAGGGAATACCAGCCAGGACCTCTGCTCTTTCGATGCAGATCCCATGCTCTATATTCTGGTGCAGATCCTTCACAATGAACACATTCATTACCTGCTGAACGAGGTCCTCTCAGATCATGGTGTCGTCAGCATCATGAGTGAAAAAAAATTGATTAACTAGATTAACTGTGCAacttgagaggagagagagggaaagaaaggaagATACCTAATTTAGAGATAAATAaggatacaaaaataaaaacctttACCTTGTATTCTGTGTTAAGGTCTTCAACCCTCTCACTGAGGTATATGATCAGGCCACGGATCACACTGTCTCTTCTTTCCTGGATGGTGTTGCACTGTAATATGATAAACAAATAATTGCATTTAATACCGGCAAATAAATGCACAGTATAACCTATATACTATTGTGAAGGTGTTACTGTGCATACCCTGTACAGAACTTCAATGATTTTCTGCATGTCTGCCTTTACAGCACCTCCTTTTGACTTAAACAAGTCCAATAGTTTTGGTGTAAATTCATCTAGCTTCTGCATAAAGGTGGACTCAAGAGCAACAGTTGTAATTCTTCTGAACTCTTCCTTAATCTGAGAGAGAGAATTCTGAACAGATAAGGACAAAAGATGACCTGAGAGCCAGAATGCAATTGGGAAACCCCTCCCAAAGCACGTGCGAGTGAGAATGTTCAGACTAATCTTCAATACATATTTAATTGTAGATTAAAATATTAGGTCAAGAcaacacaaaatatttaaatcaatatacatttttttttttttacttacattGACTATTTTCATTCAGCTGTATTTTGTACCTGAgtgggctcaaacagggctggtCATCTTTCTTTGAAGTCCTTCACAGGAAGGGCCTGAACGACATCTTGTCTTTGATATGAGAAGGTCTTTGC contains:
- the LOC115150379 gene encoding clavesin-1 — its product is MTHLQAGLSSETTEKARLELNENPDSLHADIQQVRDMIVTRPDIGFLRTDDDFILRFLRARKFNQAETFRLLAQYFQFRQQNLDMFQSFKVDDPGIKRALMDGFPGVLETPDQHGRKILILFASNWDQGRNSFTDILRAILLSLEVLIENPELQINGFILIIDWSNFSFKQASKLTPNILKQAIEGLQDSFPARFGGIHFVNQPWYIHAMYTIIKPFLKDKTRKRIFLHGNNLNSLHQLILPDCLPSEFGGTLPPYDMGIWARTLLGPNYNDETEYTLTYDALHVKENYGGGDKECADKLLKRSQSAVEPGTLRQADRENTAQPLLALD